A single region of the Streptomyces sp. NBC_01262 genome encodes:
- the pyk gene encoding pyruvate kinase, whose product MRRAKIVCTLGPAVDSYDQLKTLVEAGMNVARFNFSHGSHAEHEERYHRVRKVSEETGRAIGVLADLQGPKIRLEKFADGPVELVHGDEFIITTEDVPGDKTICGTTYKGLPGDVSTGDPVLINDGNVALRVIEVDGPRVRCLVVEGGVISDHKGINLPGAAVNVPALSEKDIDDLRFALRMGVDMVALSFVRDASDVRDVHKVMDEEGRRVPVIAKVEKPQAVDNMEAVVAAFDAVMVARGDLAVEYPLEKVPVVQKRLIELCRRNAKPVIVATQMMESMINSSRPTRAEASDVANAILDGADAVMLSAESSVGKYPIETVKTMSRIVEAAEVELLKQGLWPLNGRKPRTQSGAVARAAAELCDFLDGKALVAFTQSGDTARRLARYRVPQPVIAFTTSALTRNQLALTWGVTTIVVPHVETTDEMVRICGSEMLKLKEYGEGDTVIITAGSPPGIPGTTNMVRVLHLGENV is encoded by the coding sequence ATGCGCCGAGCGAAAATCGTCTGCACCCTGGGTCCCGCCGTTGACTCCTATGACCAGCTCAAGACACTGGTCGAGGCCGGCATGAATGTGGCCCGATTCAACTTCAGCCACGGCAGCCACGCCGAGCACGAGGAGCGCTACCACCGGGTGCGCAAGGTCTCGGAGGAGACCGGACGTGCGATCGGCGTGCTGGCCGACCTGCAGGGGCCGAAGATCCGACTGGAGAAGTTCGCCGACGGCCCGGTGGAGCTCGTCCACGGTGACGAGTTCATCATCACCACCGAGGACGTCCCCGGCGACAAGACCATCTGCGGCACGACCTACAAGGGCCTGCCCGGCGACGTCAGCACCGGCGACCCGGTCCTGATCAACGACGGCAACGTCGCGCTGCGCGTCATCGAGGTCGACGGCCCGCGTGTGCGCTGTCTCGTCGTCGAGGGCGGCGTCATCTCCGACCACAAGGGCATCAACCTGCCCGGCGCGGCGGTGAACGTCCCCGCGCTGTCCGAGAAGGACATCGACGACCTGCGTTTCGCGCTGCGCATGGGCGTCGACATGGTCGCGCTGTCCTTCGTGCGGGACGCCTCCGACGTCCGTGACGTCCACAAGGTGATGGACGAGGAGGGACGCCGGGTCCCGGTCATCGCCAAGGTGGAGAAGCCGCAGGCGGTCGACAACATGGAGGCCGTCGTCGCGGCCTTCGACGCGGTCATGGTCGCCCGTGGCGACCTCGCGGTGGAATACCCGCTGGAGAAGGTGCCGGTCGTCCAGAAGCGGCTGATCGAGCTGTGCCGCCGCAACGCCAAGCCGGTGATCGTGGCGACCCAGATGATGGAGTCCATGATCAACTCCTCGCGCCCCACCCGCGCCGAGGCCTCCGACGTCGCCAACGCCATCCTCGACGGCGCCGACGCGGTCATGCTCTCCGCCGAGTCCTCGGTCGGCAAGTACCCGATCGAGACCGTCAAGACGATGTCCCGCATCGTCGAGGCCGCCGAGGTCGAGCTCCTCAAGCAGGGCCTGTGGCCGCTCAACGGCCGCAAGCCCCGCACCCAGTCCGGAGCCGTGGCCCGCGCCGCCGCCGAGCTGTGCGACTTCCTGGACGGCAAGGCCCTGGTCGCCTTCACCCAGTCCGGCGACACCGCCCGCCGCCTCGCCCGCTACCGCGTCCCGCAGCCGGTCATCGCCTTCACCACGTCCGCCTTGACCCGCAACCAGCTCGCGCTGACCTGGGGCGTCACCACCATCGTCGTCCCGCACGTCGAGACCACCGACGAGATGGTCCGGATCTGCGGCAGCGAGATGCTCAAGCTCAAGGAGTACGGCGAGGGCGACACCGTGATCATCACGGCCGGCTCCCCGCCCGGCATCCCCGGAACCACCAACATGGTCCGCGTGCTGCACCTGGGCGAGAACGTCTGA